The following are from one region of the Paenibacillus sabinae T27 genome:
- a CDS encoding ABC transporter permease produces the protein MKNNELSGQARMLQKPNFTRKLSAFLLDKGSAVIGLILLFVLMSILSGDFLSVDNLLNVFRQSAVLMIMAVAMTFVIITGGIDLSVGSQIAVSGVVVAGMIASGVPVPLAVLITVMVGGIIGLGIGSAISLQKIPPFIVTLAMLTILSGVAFVYTKGTPIVINNPQFRFLGRGYLGSIPIPIIIMVVVVVLGHILLTHTRFGRYVYAIGDNEETARLCGINVRLVKIGVYVLSGAVTALAGVLLASRLSTGSPNSGTGSELDAIAAVVLGGTNLFGGEGKITGTIMGVLIIAFLNNGLNLLNVSSYNQMLIKGLVILLAVWLSTMKARKAMAK, from the coding sequence ATGAAAAATAATGAACTATCCGGTCAAGCGAGAATGCTGCAAAAGCCAAATTTTACAAGAAAATTGTCCGCTTTCCTTCTTGATAAAGGAAGTGCTGTCATTGGTCTTATTTTGCTATTTGTTTTAATGTCCATATTATCCGGTGATTTTTTGTCAGTCGATAACTTGTTGAATGTATTTAGACAATCCGCCGTTCTGATGATTATGGCTGTTGCTATGACTTTCGTTATTATTACGGGGGGAATTGATTTAAGTGTCGGATCGCAAATCGCGGTCAGCGGGGTTGTTGTTGCGGGTATGATCGCGTCGGGAGTTCCTGTCCCGTTGGCAGTCTTAATTACAGTCATGGTTGGGGGTATTATCGGTTTAGGTATCGGAAGTGCGATCTCGCTGCAGAAAATTCCACCGTTCATCGTTACGCTTGCCATGCTGACGATTTTATCCGGAGTGGCATTCGTTTATACGAAAGGTACGCCTATTGTTATTAATAACCCGCAATTTCGGTTTTTGGGCCGCGGTTATTTAGGCAGCATTCCCATTCCTATCATCATTATGGTTGTAGTTGTCGTGCTTGGACACATTTTATTAACGCACACCAGATTCGGAAGATATGTTTACGCTATTGGTGACAACGAAGAGACAGCCAGATTATGCGGTATTAACGTTCGTTTAGTCAAAATAGGCGTTTATGTGTTAAGCGGAGCGGTGACTGCACTGGCCGGAGTTCTTCTGGCATCCCGACTTTCCACAGGTTCTCCAAATTCCGGTACAGGTTCCGAGTTGGATGCCATTGCAGCCGTCGTGCTTGGAGGAACGAATCTTTTCGGTGGAGAAGGTAAAATCACAGGCACCATAATGGGAGTATTAATCATCGCATTTCTTAACAACGGTTTAAATTTGCTGAATGTTTCCTCGTATAATCAAATGTTGATTAAAGGACTGGTTATCTTGCTTGCTGTATGGTTAAGCACAATGAAAGCCCGTAAAGCTATGGCGAAATAA
- a CDS encoding hydantoinase B/oxoprolinase family protein, with translation MDNQVTIAPDLLAILSSKVNSISKQMSYTLQRSARSSVMSSARDFSTAICDGIGDVIALPNGFPVHVANMSLTAKSIFEFHSPESLAPGDALLNNSPYHGNTHMGDYTIIVPVFHEGELMFLCTVRGHQADIGNSVPTTYHAMAKDIYEEGALCFPCVKIQKNYEDVDDIIRMAKMRIRVSDVWYGDYLAMIGAARIGERELSKLIAKYGKETIKAFFQEWKEYGSRRMIEEIKKLPAGTWINESKHDPIPGLLPDGVNVKVKLTIDPEEGYVEVDFRDNADPVAAGLNLCEATVLSAGRTGVLNYMPSDLPLCEGTFSRIIVKMRENSVVGKAKLPYSSSLATTNIHDRAVLAVQCAFNEVSESLGMAEGAFAQPPSLSVISGFDSRYGRPYVTQLISGHTGGMGVHGHDGYIAYCICNGGMMEWNSLEVIEQKYPIQYVMQELIKDSGGAGKWDGAPATKVVMVPRTDKVTFMYVCDGKYNPPRGAQGGHNGSAANAAMYRLEEDKTSQEDLPMFHGIELAPGEALVSEISSGGGFGNPLERDPERVRHRVREGWVSVQKAREAYGVVIDTTTEMYAVDWKATEKLRQKAEQ, from the coding sequence GTGGACAATCAAGTTACGATCGCTCCGGATTTATTGGCGATACTCTCAAGTAAAGTCAACAGCATTTCCAAACAAATGTCGTATACGCTTCAAAGAAGCGCACGTTCAAGCGTCATGAGCAGCGCGAGGGACTTTTCTACCGCAATCTGTGATGGCATCGGCGACGTTATAGCGCTGCCAAACGGGTTTCCGGTCCACGTTGCCAATATGAGCTTGACGGCCAAATCGATTTTTGAGTTTCACAGTCCGGAATCTCTTGCTCCGGGGGACGCCCTTCTTAATAACTCGCCTTATCACGGGAATACGCATATGGGCGATTATACGATTATCGTTCCCGTATTCCATGAAGGCGAACTCATGTTTCTTTGTACGGTGAGGGGACATCAGGCCGACATTGGAAACAGCGTGCCCACTACGTATCACGCGATGGCAAAAGATATCTATGAGGAAGGAGCGCTCTGCTTTCCGTGTGTCAAAATCCAGAAAAACTATGAAGATGTGGACGATATCATCCGGATGGCCAAAATGAGAATCCGCGTTTCGGATGTCTGGTACGGAGACTACCTGGCGATGATTGGCGCTGCAAGAATTGGCGAGCGGGAATTATCGAAACTGATCGCTAAATACGGAAAAGAAACGATCAAGGCTTTTTTTCAAGAATGGAAAGAGTATGGAAGCCGCAGAATGATCGAGGAAATTAAAAAGCTTCCGGCAGGAACGTGGATTAACGAATCGAAACACGATCCAATCCCGGGATTACTGCCCGATGGCGTAAATGTAAAAGTAAAATTGACGATCGATCCGGAAGAAGGCTATGTCGAGGTCGACTTTAGGGATAACGCAGACCCGGTAGCGGCAGGATTGAATCTGTGCGAAGCGACAGTGCTGTCGGCGGGACGGACCGGGGTTCTCAATTACATGCCTTCCGATCTTCCGCTATGTGAAGGAACATTCAGTCGTATCATCGTGAAAATGCGCGAAAACAGTGTCGTAGGGAAGGCCAAACTGCCGTATTCCTCTTCGCTGGCCACGACCAATATTCATGATAGAGCGGTGCTAGCGGTGCAATGCGCGTTCAATGAGGTGAGCGAATCGCTTGGCATGGCCGAAGGCGCGTTTGCCCAGCCACCGTCGCTTTCCGTTATTTCCGGCTTTGACTCCCGTTATGGAAGACCTTATGTAACCCAGCTAATTTCAGGTCATACGGGCGGCATGGGGGTGCACGGTCATGACGGGTATATCGCCTACTGTATTTGTAATGGCGGCATGATGGAATGGAATTCGCTCGAGGTTATTGAACAGAAATATCCGATCCAGTACGTGATGCAAGAGTTGATCAAGGACTCAGGCGGGGCTGGGAAGTGGGACGGTGCACCTGCAACGAAGGTAGTTATGGTACCGCGTACCGACAAGGTGACGTTTATGTATGTTTGCGACGGCAAATACAATCCTCCACGCGGAGCGCAAGGCGGACATAACGGGTCAGCAGCCAATGCGGCCATGTACCGGCTCGAGGAAGACAAAACTTCGCAGGAAGATCTGCCGATGTTTCATGGAATCGAACTGGCGCCGGGCGAAGCATTGGTTTCGGAGATAAGCTCTGGCGGCGGCTTCGGCAATCCGTTAGAGCGCGACCCGGAGCGGGTACGCCATCGCGTAAGAGAAGGATGGGTCTCCGTTCAAAAAGCGAGAGAAGCCTATGGCG
- a CDS encoding cysteine hydrolase family protein, whose amino-acid sequence MNQALVIIDAQQELIEGKDGEPGVFNKASLLGNINAVIDQASEMGHFVVFMRDLDVAEGKGEGFEIHQSIKVPADAIVFDKKATNSFYATPLLEALKAKQVEHLIIMGCKTEHCIDTAVRAATVQGFDVTLVEDGHSTTNNAILSAEQIIKHHNRILHGHYNVDHFSVVRKAEEDLFQPPHDIYR is encoded by the coding sequence TTGAACCAAGCATTAGTGATTATTGATGCACAACAAGAGCTGATTGAAGGTAAAGATGGTGAGCCAGGGGTATTTAATAAAGCCAGCCTTCTGGGCAATATCAATGCAGTTATAGACCAAGCTTCGGAAATGGGGCATTTCGTTGTATTCATGCGGGATCTGGATGTTGCCGAGGGCAAAGGCGAGGGCTTCGAAATTCATCAGTCAATCAAAGTACCCGCCGACGCAATAGTTTTTGATAAAAAAGCGACCAATTCCTTTTATGCCACCCCATTACTGGAGGCGCTCAAAGCTAAACAAGTCGAACATCTGATCATTATGGGATGCAAAACAGAGCACTGCATTGATACGGCTGTAAGAGCCGCTACCGTTCAAGGTTTTGATGTGACCCTTGTGGAAGATGGACATTCAACAACGAATAACGCTATCTTATCGGCCGAACAAATAATTAAACATCATAACCGAATCCTGCACGGTCACTATAATGTGGACCATTTTTCCGTCGTGAGAAAGGCCGAAGAGGATTTATTCCAGCCGCCCCATGATATTTACAGATAA
- a CDS encoding alpha/beta hydrolase has product MTQRAQSQSWILDIALSLGGFDALHPEGKATLEELGHNHRDFDKVFELVKSGVMLPKAWSTIASQAEERAEHYENEGFPATAKDLYQRAAVMWGRAQYSFFNDDPRKTLFRQRCNDCVATISRLSNQTIQRVELDFEGEKIFGILYLPEGNVSNAPAVILGPGMDMIKEDYIQIAQRYYTSRGMVALSIEGPGQGETVSNGLKVTLTNYQRAISRYIDFLEELPQVDKNRIGLFGVSMGAYWGLRGAAHDKRLQALATFMTGPGDLEKSFSKAQPSFKTNFMYMTGYTDEEKFDKEIAAQYSIWDLISKVTCPVLIGNGEFDELIPVEDVLALYELIEAPKEIRIYENEFHPLGGVAAEIFRYGAEWTERALNGGFAANTDNRYYVHTDGGVTEGSALPAWWRGAEPPEISSRKQSVGV; this is encoded by the coding sequence ATGACGCAACGAGCACAATCACAAAGTTGGATTTTGGACATCGCGCTCTCTCTCGGTGGCTTTGATGCCCTTCATCCGGAAGGAAAAGCAACCCTTGAAGAGTTAGGTCACAATCACAGGGATTTTGATAAGGTGTTTGAATTAGTAAAGAGCGGTGTCATGCTCCCAAAAGCATGGTCGACTATAGCGTCGCAAGCCGAAGAACGCGCGGAACATTATGAAAATGAAGGGTTCCCGGCAACCGCTAAAGATTTGTATCAACGGGCAGCAGTGATGTGGGGAAGAGCGCAATATTCTTTTTTCAACGATGATCCAAGAAAAACATTATTTCGCCAACGGTGTAACGATTGCGTCGCCACGATTTCAAGATTGAGCAATCAAACCATCCAACGGGTGGAGCTTGATTTTGAAGGTGAAAAAATCTTTGGCATTTTGTATCTGCCCGAAGGGAATGTTTCGAACGCTCCCGCGGTCATTCTTGGTCCCGGTATGGATATGATCAAAGAGGATTATATCCAGATCGCCCAACGCTATTATACGTCGCGCGGTATGGTTGCCTTGTCCATCGAGGGGCCTGGCCAAGGCGAAACGGTTTCAAACGGACTTAAGGTTACACTAACCAACTATCAGCGTGCTATCAGCCGATATATCGACTTTCTTGAGGAGCTTCCGCAGGTCGACAAAAATCGAATCGGTTTGTTCGGAGTCAGTATGGGAGCTTACTGGGGATTGCGGGGAGCTGCACACGATAAACGCCTGCAAGCACTGGCAACTTTCATGACCGGCCCCGGCGATTTGGAGAAGTCTTTCAGCAAAGCTCAACCCAGTTTCAAGACTAATTTCATGTATATGACTGGCTACACGGATGAAGAGAAATTTGATAAAGAAATTGCGGCTCAATACAGCATTTGGGATCTCATTTCGAAGGTCACTTGCCCGGTTTTGATCGGGAACGGCGAATTTGACGAGCTTATCCCTGTTGAAGATGTGCTTGCTCTTTATGAACTGATCGAGGCTCCCAAGGAAATTCGCATCTACGAGAACGAGTTCCATCCGCTTGGCGGCGTTGCAGCGGAAATTTTCCGTTATGGCGCGGAATGGACCGAGCGGGCATTGAACGGCGGATTTGCAGCAAATACCGATAATCGTTATTACGTGCATACCGATGGAGGAGTGACCGAAGGATCGGCACTACCTGCTTGGTGGCGCGGAGCCGAACCACCCGAAATTTCATCACGGAAACAGTCGGTCGGAGTGTAG
- a CDS encoding MarR family winged helix-turn-helix transcriptional regulator: MNDSSERLEAINQLNRAIYTLLTVDGRLRGRATQIPGALSTPHARALKSLTDNGNLSIKELSLHTENRSSAVTQLVDGLEKNGYVERIRSTADRRTVTVSITPKGLEVFQERDAKIKKMQEEELTVFTPEEINTASEIIRRMSKIIDQL, translated from the coding sequence ATGAATGATTCATCAGAACGTCTGGAGGCCATTAACCAATTGAACAGAGCCATATACACTTTATTAACTGTGGACGGTAGACTACGGGGGCGGGCAACTCAAATTCCCGGAGCTTTATCTACGCCTCATGCGAGAGCGTTGAAGTCGTTGACGGACAACGGAAATTTATCCATTAAAGAATTATCCCTGCATACGGAGAACAGGTCTTCTGCCGTTACTCAGTTGGTAGATGGCTTGGAGAAAAATGGTTACGTTGAACGCATACGTTCAACCGCTGATCGCCGAACCGTAACGGTTAGTATAACGCCTAAAGGACTGGAGGTTTTCCAGGAAAGAGATGCAAAGATTAAAAAAATGCAAGAAGAGGAATTAACCGTGTTTACTCCTGAGGAAATTAATACGGCGTCTGAAATTATTAGAAGAATGAGCAAAATTATCGATCAGCTTTAA
- a CDS encoding sugar ABC transporter ATP-binding protein: MNQPILELKNIEKKFNGVPALSNVSLSVSPGSCHAIVGENGAGKSTLIKILTGAYSKDNGEIYFEGNKVENMEPKLSKSLGIHCIYQELTVANHLSVAENIFLGNQPRTKWGLIDWNRMYTEAADLLQLLNIKLDPKMLVKEISIAQKQMVEIARAVSQQARILIMDEPTSSLSEREIEILLQLITELKEKSVSILYISHRMEEIFRISDTITVLRDGQHVKTLKTNEIENTDRLVELMVNRKMTDYFNKIAVPIGETILEVCNLNVENVLKNINFEVRKGEILGIAGLVGSGRTEIAKSIFGLLKKDDGQIIIHGIPRKIVKPRDAIRLGIGFVTENRKETGLTLKMSVRENVTLLNLKRFEKKLLVNKKKERNVVEDYKKKLRIKTASIEQKIATLSGGNQQKTILARWISQRPQILILDEPCRGVDVGAKSEIFAEISRLAEQGVAIIMISSEIPEIEGMCDRTLVMCEGQISGTLDKENINADNILKLAFGGVVHEK, encoded by the coding sequence TTGAACCAACCCATTCTGGAACTTAAGAATATTGAGAAGAAATTTAACGGCGTTCCTGCTTTATCTAACGTTTCACTCAGCGTATCGCCTGGAAGCTGCCACGCCATTGTAGGGGAGAACGGAGCGGGGAAATCAACGCTGATCAAAATTTTGACAGGCGCTTATTCCAAAGATAACGGCGAGATCTATTTTGAAGGAAATAAAGTCGAAAATATGGAACCAAAGCTATCCAAAAGTTTAGGGATCCATTGTATTTATCAGGAATTAACCGTTGCCAACCATTTATCTGTCGCCGAGAATATCTTTTTGGGAAATCAGCCAAGAACGAAATGGGGACTCATTGATTGGAACCGAATGTACACAGAAGCTGCGGATCTTCTACAGTTGCTAAATATTAAATTAGATCCAAAAATGCTGGTAAAAGAGATAAGCATTGCGCAAAAACAAATGGTTGAGATTGCCAGAGCCGTTTCGCAGCAAGCCCGGATCTTAATCATGGATGAGCCAACCTCCTCGTTATCGGAACGGGAAATCGAGATTTTGCTTCAATTAATAACCGAACTAAAGGAAAAGTCAGTAAGTATCTTATATATATCTCACCGTATGGAAGAAATTTTTCGCATTAGCGATACAATTACCGTGCTGCGCGACGGACAGCATGTCAAAACATTGAAAACAAATGAAATCGAAAATACGGATCGTCTTGTTGAATTAATGGTAAATCGAAAAATGACGGATTACTTTAATAAAATCGCGGTTCCTATCGGAGAAACGATCTTGGAAGTATGCAATTTAAACGTAGAAAACGTTTTGAAAAATATAAATTTTGAAGTGAGAAAAGGCGAGATATTAGGGATTGCCGGATTGGTCGGTTCCGGAAGAACAGAAATCGCTAAATCGATATTTGGGTTACTCAAAAAAGACGATGGACAAATTATTATTCACGGAATACCTCGAAAAATAGTAAAGCCCCGGGATGCTATCCGGTTAGGCATTGGTTTTGTAACGGAAAACCGGAAAGAAACCGGATTAACGTTGAAAATGAGCGTAAGGGAAAATGTCACGTTATTGAATTTGAAAAGGTTTGAAAAGAAGCTGCTTGTAAATAAAAAGAAGGAAAGAAATGTTGTAGAGGATTATAAAAAGAAATTGAGAATAAAAACAGCCAGCATTGAACAAAAAATCGCCACGCTAAGCGGGGGGAACCAGCAAAAGACGATCTTGGCAAGATGGATTTCGCAGAGACCGCAAATATTGATTCTGGACGAGCCCTGCAGAGGCGTAGATGTCGGTGCTAAGTCCGAAATTTTCGCTGAAATTAGCCGTTTGGCTGAACAGGGGGTTGCCATTATCATGATTTCATCAGAAATTCCTGAAATTGAAGGTATGTGTGATCGTACCCTTGTGATGTGTGAAGGACAGATAAGCGGAACCTTAGATAAAGAAAATATTAATGCGGATAATATTCTCAAATTAGCTTTTGGAGGTGTTGTGCATGAAAAATAA
- a CDS encoding MFS transporter, whose translation MDNNTGTVHESQTSYQSSVTVKTSAVKRTKSITGLVIGLCWFCIFFEGYDLGIYGPVLPILMKKWSLTAIEAGAIASYSLFGLLAGSIVVGAITDIIGRKKTLIFSLALFSIAMGISASATTPEMFAFSRVIVGLGIGGIIPSVATLSIEYSPVHRRSFNFVVTNTGITFGVIAAVLTALFFLDNLGWRILFWIGIAPVLVIPFIIKFLPESISFLLAKDRRDEAAAIANRFNLSLDTFEESKRKNTSQEAEKLQAFRSLLSKKYIGIIIIASMIYFLTFVMAYGLNTWLPKLMQQAGYPLTSSLVFMLVFNLTGVAGSLIGGKIADRIGSKWVLGVAYSLTAISIFLLSFKIESMFILYSLIGIAGIGVVATTGITIGLVSSYFSSENRATATGFTIGIGRIGAATGPVLGGLLLTQNVPLAWSFYTFAIVAVLAVLAVILIPKKSE comes from the coding sequence ATGGATAATAATACGGGAACGGTTCATGAGAGCCAAACGAGTTATCAATCCTCTGTAACCGTGAAGACTTCTGCTGTTAAACGTACGAAATCAATCACGGGTCTGGTCATTGGACTTTGCTGGTTCTGCATTTTTTTTGAAGGTTACGATCTCGGAATCTATGGACCCGTACTTCCAATATTAATGAAGAAATGGTCTTTAACCGCGATAGAGGCCGGTGCGATCGCAAGTTATTCTCTGTTTGGATTACTGGCAGGTTCAATTGTCGTAGGCGCAATCACAGATATCATTGGACGAAAAAAAACGTTAATTTTTTCGCTTGCGCTTTTTTCCATTGCGATGGGTATCTCCGCTTCTGCAACTACCCCCGAAATGTTCGCATTTTCCCGCGTCATTGTCGGCCTCGGAATCGGAGGCATCATTCCAAGCGTAGCGACGCTTTCAATCGAATACTCGCCAGTACATCGGCGTTCATTCAATTTTGTCGTTACAAATACCGGGATTACCTTCGGAGTCATTGCTGCTGTATTAACCGCCTTGTTTTTTCTGGATAATTTGGGATGGCGCATTTTGTTCTGGATCGGCATCGCTCCCGTGCTGGTTATTCCTTTCATTATCAAGTTTCTACCAGAGTCGATTAGCTTTCTGTTGGCGAAGGATAGAAGAGATGAGGCAGCAGCGATCGCTAATCGGTTTAACCTTTCTCTGGATACTTTTGAAGAAAGCAAAAGAAAGAATACCTCTCAAGAGGCGGAGAAATTACAAGCTTTTAGATCTTTGCTATCCAAGAAATATATAGGCATCATCATCATTGCATCCATGATTTACTTCCTCACTTTTGTAATGGCATACGGTTTAAATACATGGCTGCCTAAATTAATGCAGCAAGCCGGATACCCGCTTACATCTAGTCTTGTATTCATGTTGGTTTTTAACTTAACCGGGGTTGCAGGTTCTCTGATTGGAGGGAAAATTGCCGATCGTATTGGTTCAAAATGGGTCCTTGGCGTCGCCTATTCGCTAACTGCTATAAGCATTTTCTTGCTGAGCTTTAAAATAGAAAGCATGTTTATACTTTATAGTTTAATCGGAATTGCAGGGATTGGGGTGGTTGCAACGACAGGAATTACCATTGGGCTCGTCAGCTCGTATTTTTCTTCCGAAAATCGGGCGACCGCAACCGGATTTACGATTGGTATTGGGAGAATCGGAGCAGCAACGGGTCCGGTGCTAGGAGGACTGCTCTTAACCCAAAATGTTCCATTGGCATGGAGCTTCTATACCTTTGCCATCGTTGCGGTCTTGGCCGTACTAGCCGTCATCTTGATTCCAAAGAAGTCGGAATAG
- a CDS encoding S8 family serine peptidase gives MRTKVAAVLGSLLITTSVFAGTGYSKPANQAAQKQKYVIAFQSSLPADYESIVTKAGGRVLRAIPELGGLEAESDRQDFLSILSGNSGIRAANREMVYKLDEDIAAADGQPVTDIPQDAETYWPYQWDIQRITNNGASYKLETGGTTNADGTVTHKAVVGVIDTGIDAEHPDLKANFLGGMNFVPAGVDASEKGDPYDIKDREGHGTHVAGSIAANGKVKGVGPGLGIRSYRVFAAEGGAPTSWIAAAIVQASKDKVDVINMSIGGYDGISRYTYEGLKYSDVADMILWKRALQYAVSSNVTVVAAAGNEELNLNDSGAVVDYMNQTYGYLGLNFKSAVKEVPGTLPGVINVSSSNKWSTEKIAFYSNYGSTIDVAAPGGDNGPDYDASRNLDERDFHYRTLSTWPTYLEPYFTSNLTSYALLHGTSMAAPKVAGIAGVIKAAHPEYTPAQVQSLIKQSAKDLGKTGQDPLFGSGEASIYYALSR, from the coding sequence TTGAGAACAAAGGTCGCTGCTGTCTTAGGTTCGCTGCTAATAACCACAAGCGTGTTTGCCGGAACAGGGTATTCCAAGCCTGCCAACCAGGCGGCTCAGAAACAAAAATATGTGATCGCGTTTCAATCTTCACTTCCGGCAGACTATGAATCGATTGTCACAAAAGCAGGTGGCAGAGTGCTGCGAGCCATTCCGGAATTGGGCGGCCTCGAAGCGGAATCCGACCGGCAGGACTTTCTTTCGATTCTTAGCGGTAATTCAGGGATACGGGCTGCCAATCGGGAAATGGTGTACAAGCTCGATGAAGACATCGCGGCCGCTGACGGTCAGCCGGTGACCGATATTCCGCAGGACGCCGAAACGTACTGGCCCTATCAGTGGGACATTCAGCGGATTACGAACAATGGGGCCTCCTACAAGCTGGAAACGGGCGGCACGACGAACGCCGACGGAACCGTTACGCACAAAGCGGTTGTCGGCGTAATCGATACGGGAATTGACGCGGAACACCCTGACCTGAAGGCGAATTTCCTTGGGGGCATGAACTTTGTTCCGGCAGGGGTCGACGCCAGTGAGAAAGGCGATCCGTACGACATCAAGGACCGCGAAGGTCACGGCACCCATGTGGCAGGCTCCATAGCTGCAAACGGCAAGGTCAAGGGAGTAGGTCCCGGCCTCGGCATCCGGTCGTACCGCGTATTTGCGGCCGAAGGCGGAGCCCCGACCTCATGGATCGCAGCAGCAATCGTCCAGGCGTCTAAGGACAAGGTCGACGTCATTAACATGTCGATCGGGGGCTATGACGGTATTTCCAGGTATACCTATGAAGGTCTCAAGTACAGCGATGTGGCGGATATGATCCTCTGGAAGCGAGCGCTGCAGTATGCCGTGAGCAGCAACGTGACGGTTGTCGCAGCAGCCGGCAACGAGGAACTGAACCTGAACGACTCGGGCGCCGTGGTCGACTATATGAACCAAACCTACGGCTACCTGGGCCTTAACTTTAAAAGCGCCGTGAAAGAAGTGCCGGGCACGCTGCCGGGCGTTATCAACGTGTCTTCATCAAATAAATGGTCCACAGAGAAAATCGCTTTCTATTCCAACTACGGCAGCACGATCGACGTGGCTGCTCCTGGCGGTGACAACGGCCCGGACTACGATGCAAGCCGCAATCTTGACGAGAGGGATTTCCACTACCGTACGCTCAGCACATGGCCGACTTACCTGGAGCCTTACTTCACTTCGAACCTTACAAGCTATGCGCTTCTGCACGGAACATCGATGGCAGCTCCAAAGGTAGCGGGCATTGCTGGCGTCATCAAGGCAGCCCATCCGGAGTATACGCCGGCCCAGGTGCAATCGCTCATCAAGCAAAGCGCTAAAGATCTCGGGAAGACGGGTCAGGATCCACTGTTCGGCTCGGGTGAAGCAAGTATCTACTATGCATTGAGCCGATAA